TTCCAATCTCTTTGCACGTTGTGCATCCatctttgtattttttttctgtaatttttccaatctGTCTTTACTGTTACCACCGCCACCCACGGTCAATTCTACGTTAATCTTTTTCTCTCTGATGACGGTACGATGTTGTAACAGAGCAATATCCATTCTGTGTTGGATATTGGAGTCATCTTTTTCAGGATCGAACTCCAGGAATGCGATATTTTTGTCGGCTCTGATTCTTATGACATCTGGGGAACTTGATTTGAAATGAGCTTGTAATTCTGATTGGGTGATGTTTGGAGGGAGGGAGCCGACaaagatgatgaatctGTTTGAAGAGGTGCTACGGGGTTTACCCTTTCTGCCTCTTCTAGTCTTTCTCTTTTTCACAGGAGCAGCAGCAGGTGCGTTGGCGGCTTGTTCCTTTGCCAAGTCTTTTTCAGTCTTGGGGGTACGGAATTGTTTTGCtttcaattgttttttaGTCAATTTTTCTGACATTGCTGTGCTTAGAGTGTTATGGTTGCCGTAGTGGCTATgtttaatgaaatattttagacataaaaatttttttaattgattgatGATGagataaaatttttcacctCCAGCGCTCGGAAGCGGAAATGGAAGTTCATGCGGAAAGCAAAAGGCGAAATTAAacactatttttttctttgatgTATATAAGCaggtatatatatgtatataaacAGGCaatgtatgtatgtattaTATAAACATAAACTTGGAGATAGGGAGGTAGGGAGCATGCAGGACGTAATCTGGGTGGTAGGGCTGTTGTTATTAGTGTATTATTACATGAGGACACAACTCTTTGTGCCGTCATTAGGGATGGTTGAGTGGGTGTTTGTGGAGGATGAAGAGGAATTGTTGTTAGAAGTTACATTTTGTTGGGAGTTGTTGAAGATGCGAGATTTTTTCTTGCTGTGGAGGGAGAAGGATAGTTTGTCTGCAGAGGAGCGAGGAGGCGAGTTCGACGAGGTGGCGCTTGTGTTTGTCGTGGCGCTTGTGTTTGTTGTTGTGGCCagttttttcttgtttctCTCGTTGTTTTTGGACTTGGAGCTGGAGTTGCAGtctttattctttttctgGGAGGTGGGCTTCTTGTCTACAATCTGCACCTGCCCACCAACAGCAGCAGACGAGAGTGTCACGCGGTGTTTTGCCCTCAGCGGCTCAAACACGGCTATATCGACGGCTTTTTCAAAGACGTCATTGACTCCGAGTTGCAAAGCTGCGGAACATTCTTGATAGCCAGCAAACTTGTGTTGGGCCACCAACTCACGTATTTCTTCATCGGAAACAGTAGAGCCAGGCGGAGCAGAGTCTCTCAAATCAGACTTCGTGCCAATAAGCAGTATCGGGTACTTGCCAGTGAGTTTATAAAACTGCGAGTTGTGGCAGTTTGTGATTTGTTTGACTTCGGGGAaccatttttcaaacaCGTTGAGAAAGCTGGAATACTCGACAATGCTGAAACAAATGAGGAAGATGTCTGTTTGAGGGTACGACAGGGGTCTTAGTTTATCGTACTCTTCTTGGCCCGCCGTGTCCCACAAGTTCAGTTTGTAATACAACGGGTTTCGCGATGTGTTTGCGTTGGCAGCTGCAGACCGCTTGCAACCGCCACTTGTTTTTGTCGGGAGCAAATTGTAGTCTTCTTGCGACGGAGTATAAGACATGGTGGTTGTGTAGTTATCAAAGACAGTGGGAACATAGTCCTGAGGAAAAGTGTTGGTGGTGTAGGAGATGAGCAACGAGGTCTTACCGACGGCACCGTCGCCGATGACCACGCActtgatatttttcatttattacCTGCGTGTTCAATGTGGAGCACAACAAGGCCTATGAGCCGCACTGCCCGTGCATATATATGTGTAGGGAGGAAGGGGGTTCATCGCTTGTCGCTACCACCTATATATGCGGCTCTCTCCCTTGCAGAATGCCGAGCTGGTAGGATTACGAGAGTGATTCTGACTGCCAGCTTTGAGAGTGTCATGGTGTGAGCGAGAGTGCAGTTTTCTGGAGTGTCCAGAGCGTCTAAAGTGTTTGGCAGAATCACAAGGGGCTGTGGCGGGTAACGCGGCGGGTAACGCGGCGGGTAACGCGAAAAACCGGCCGGAAATTAGAGTGGAAATTAGAGTGGCAAACGCGCTAAAACACCTCGCGGAAAAAGCCTGCAGGCGGCACGGGTTGTGTCTCGTTTTCGGTGTCGTTTTCGTCGTCATGGCTGCTCAGACTAAAACTGGTTCGGCCGAAACTCGTGCCGGAATCGTCGAGGGTCGTGCACGTGACGTTGTGTGGCGGCACAGAAGAAGCGGCAGAGGAGGAGGCAGAGGAGGGTGTGGCGGCACGGGCCACGTGCTTGCGAGGAGGGGGCACTGGTGGAGGCACGTGATGTGTGGCGGCAGAGGAGGACGAGGAAAAGGGGTCGCTGTCACGTGAGGACTGCGTGGTGAGCGAGTCGCAGTCACGTGTGTCGCGGTAGTGGTGGCCGGTCCAGTGTTCGAATGCTGGTGGGCGCAAGGGTCCTGTGGAAGTTTGGCGGGTGTGGAGCATGGCGGCAGACAGGAGGGAGAGCAGGGCAATGGCGCCGACGACACCTCCTACGACGCCTCCTGCTACTTTGCCGGcgttgttgttgttgtgtTTGTGGGTGGTGGGGGTGGGGGTGGGGGTGAGGGTGCTTGGGCTGGTGGTAGTGGCAGAGGCAACAGAGGCAGACCCCACGTCTAAGCGGGCACGCAAGTAGCCCAGACTGGTTGTGATGGGGCCGACGTACGAGGGTAATGCGCTGGAGCTGAAGCTGGCAGGTTCGACTATCGTGGTGGGCAGTTCGGTGGTGATGGTGGTTGCTGTGTCGGTGAGGATGTATTCTTGCAGGTAGCAAAACATTAGGACGTCTGGGTTGCTAACAGAGACGAGTTCGTAGGATACAGGAGTGTGtgaggaggaggaggagggGCGACTGCTTGTGGTGGTTTGCAATTGCAGTGCCTCGCTGGGCGTTTCGCTGGGCGTTTCGCTAGGCGTTTCGCTAGGCGTCTTACTTTGTGTCAGACTTGGCATGGTATTTTGTGACACGCGACGAGAAGTTTGGCGGCGAGCAGTCGGGTGGAAATCCTGGCTGGAGTTCTCAGCCGTGGCAATGATGTAGTTGTCACGGGACACCGCATGTGTGGGTGAGGTGGAAGCTGAGGAAAACGCAGGGGCGGAGGCACGTGACGGGGTGGCGGGGTCGTTTTTGTCCGAGAATGTTTGCAAGGCTTCAGGGTCCTTGGAGAATGTGCCGAAAGTGGGGCTTGCCGAGTTTGGCACATGTGCGGATTCGGGCTGGCCAGACACAAACGCCTGTACAGACAGAGCATTAGGGCTGGAGCTGGAGCTGTGGCTGTGGCTATTGATGGAAGGTGTTTGTTGCGGCACGGACGTCTCAGAGGTGGTAGTGCCTTCGATTGTAGAGTCTTCGATTGTAGAGCCTTCGATTGTAGAGCCTTCGATTGTAGTGCTGGCCAGAAAAGTGTCAATTCTGAGGGTATTCGTAATTGATTCAATACTTTGGATGGTGTTAACGCCAGAACTTGTATCACGAATAGCATCAATTGACTCACTGGTTGTGGTACTGGTGGTACTGGTGGTACTGGTGGTACTGGTGGTACTGGTGGTAGATGGGGCCGTGCTCATGTCTTCAATTATTTCACCCCCACTCGTTGTCGTGTCACTCTCGCTACTTGCATTTGGTGTTTTGGTTTCGCTTGCCTCGGTCTTAACCCTCGTTCTCGTCTTGGATAATCGTCCAAATATATT
The window above is part of the Henningerozyma blattae CBS 6284 chromosome 2, complete genome genome. Proteins encoded here:
- the NOP6 gene encoding Nop6p (similar to Saccharomyces cerevisiae NOP6 (YDL213C); ancestral locus Anc_2.72) — translated: MSEKLTKKQLKAKQFRTPKTEKDLAKEQAANAPAAAPVKKRKTRRGRKGKPRSTSSNRFIIFVGSLPPNITQSELQAHFKSSSPDVIRIRADKNIAFLEFDPEKDDSNIQHRMDIALLQHRTVIREKKINVELTVGGGGNSKDRLEKLQKKNTKMDAQRAKRLEKIKTSSSKLSATTESSSSSSTTSASTTTTAGAPPSVHPDRAKFLK
- the RHO5 gene encoding Rho family GTPase RHO5 (similar to Saccharomyces cerevisiae RHO5 (YNL180C); ancestral locus Anc_2.75), which codes for MKNIKCVVIGDGAVGKTSLLISYTTNTFPQDYVPTVFDNYTTTMSYTPSQEDYNLLPTKTSGGCKRSAAANANTSRNPLYYKLNLWDTAGQEEYDKLRPLSYPQTDIFLICFSIVEYSSFLNVFEKWFPEVKQITNCHNSQFYKLTGKYPILLIGTKSDLRDSAPPGSTVSDEEIRELVAQHKFAGYQECSAALQLGVNDVFEKAVDIAVFEPLRAKHRVTLSSAAVGGQVQIVDKKPTSQKKNKDCNSSSKSKNNERNKKKLATTTNTSATTNTSATSSNSPPRSSADKLSFSLHSKKKSRIFNNSQQNVTSNNNSSSSSTNTHSTIPNDGTKSCVLM
- the TBLA0B00800 gene encoding uncharacterized protein — encoded protein: MNMNSSWYLEVSRPITSQPSSIKSIIPSVVEPSVISITSGYSFATDELSNESGEESWESVESESTTTSMSMETPYSMTLSETTVKSLYEMTSDSKYNSKRVSGSSSTSFYETIVSLISDEPVLQDSIIRESALHESIYSEYMKASRLVVTTSSETMSGSSSMTTSSTAIEDDEGEENEESVTTSAAVKSTNIFGRLSKTRTRVKTEASETKTPNASSESDTTTSGGEIIEDMSTAPSTTSTTSTTSTTSTTSTTTSESIDAIRDTSSGVNTIQSIESITNTLRIDTFLASTTIEGSTIEGSTIEDSTIEGTTTSETSVPQQTPSINSHSHSSSSSPNALSVQAFVSGQPESAHVPNSASPTFGTFSKDPEALQTFSDKNDPATPSRASAPAFSSASTSPTHAVSRDNYIIATAENSSQDFHPTARRQTSRRVSQNTMPSLTQSKTPSETPSETPSETPSEALQLQTTTSSRPSSSSSHTPVSYELVSVSNPDVLMFCYLQEYILTDTATTITTELPTTIVEPASFSSSALPSYVGPITTSLGYLRARLDVGSASVASATTTSPSTLTPTPTPTTHKHNNNNAGKVAGGVVGGVVGAIALLSLLSAAMLHTRQTSTGPLRPPAFEHWTGHHYRDTRDCDSLTTQSSRDSDPFSSSSSAATHHVPPPVPPPRKHVARAATPSSASSSAASSVPPHNVTCTTLDDSGTSFGRTSFSLSSHDDENDTENETQPVPPAGFFREVF